In Debaryomyces hansenii CBS767 chromosome A complete sequence, a genomic segment contains:
- a CDS encoding DEHA2D02838p (similar to uniprot|P40482 Saccharomyces cerevisiae YIL109c SEC24 The Sec23p-Sec24p complex is one of three cytoplamic COPII factors involved in ER to Golgi transport), with protein MSSRRRAYPQPQYAATPAVPAADPQLQQFQPQQAQGQAQQAQGYGAGSPAYGVDQVNQQFQNMNVGGGVAGQPMANQYSGQYQPPPSQANPQAPYQAPGADSFGSQFAQHPQYAQPGMVGGAAALPLNQLYTTDLSRELPPSITDLSLPPPPIVLPANSVVVPTSEDSNAPPEYFRSTLNVLPANNSLLKKSKLPLALVVRPYNTLHIDSENIPVTSDTIISRCRRCRGYINPFVTLTEQGRRWRCNFCNLQNDIPSAFDYDELTGTAKNKFERVELNHSVVEFVAPKEYMARTPQPIVYTFIIDVSIDAVNSGLTSTITRTILESLDRIPNDNKTARVAFIGVDSNLHYFKFNEGLDGTDLLIVSDIDEPFLPSPDGLLINLNENRSTIEKLLIDFPTYFEGTANDRFALGPALRAGHKMISNIGGKLICFTATLPNIGEGKLTLRDEASHSGKPKESQMLLSNADKFYKSFAVECNSAQVTVDLFLTSAKYQDVASLANLPRFTAGQTHFYPAWSCAKAEDVTKLSREVSEHLSMDIALEAVLRVRGSTGIRMSSFYGNFFNRSSDLCSFPTFPRDQSYCIEMSIEETIHKSVVYFQAAVLHSTCFGERRIRVMNLAIPTSTKLDDIFASADQLAVANYFTHRSVEKAFSSSLPDARDYLVKSIVDILNVYKKELVAGNVSGSSPLQLSTNLRMLPLLLFSLTKHLALRQERVPSDHRAAALNLLSSLPIPHLIKYIYPTVYSLHNMGDECGLPEQIVQVDEETGEEETVNSTEILLPEPLNDTKASWENYGLYLIDNSTELFLWVSGDVVPGLVYDLFGTDNLYSVPTGKTELPEFSFEESEFNYKVRQIIGKIREQKDSVTWKNLYVVIGGSSNEPIEISQQRDLMALRMWALSCLVEDKTASEPGYREFLTSLKSKITQ; from the coding sequence ATGTCGAGTAGAAGAAGAGCATACCCACAACCACAGTATGCTGCTACACCGGCAGTTCCTGCCGCTGACCCACAACTCCAGCAATTTCAGCCCCAGCAGGCTCAAGGTCAAGCTCAACAGGCTCAAGGATATGGAGCAGGTAGTCCAGCATATGGCGTTGATCAGGTAAaccaacaatttcaaaacatGAATGTTGGTGGAGGAGTTGCAGGCCAACCAATGGCTAATCAATATCTGGGTCAATACCAACCACCACCTTCACAAGCCAATCCCCAGGCACCTTACCAAGCGCCAGGAGCAGACTCATTTGGAAGTCAGTTTGCCCAGCACCCTCAATATGCGCAACCAGGTATGGTTGGAGGTGCAGCAGCTTTGCCATTGAATCAATTGTATACTACTGATTTATCGAGGGAGTTACCTCCATCAATCACCGATTTGTCATTACCTCCACCCCCAATAGTGTTACCAGCTAATTCAGTGGTGGTTCCTACATCTGAAGATTCGAATGCTCCTCCTGAATACTTCAGATCGACATTGAACGTTTTGCCAGCAAACAATTCCCTTTTGAAGAAGTCCAAGTTACCATTGGCATTGGTTGTCAGACCTTATAATACCTTGCACATCGACTCGGAAAACATTCCTGTTACTTCTGATACAATCATTAGTAGATGTCGTCGTTGTCGTGGTTATATTAACCCATTCGTAACTTTGACTGAACAAGGTAGACGTTGGAGATGTAATTTTTGTAACTTGCAAAACGATATCCCAAGTGCCTTTGATTATGATGAACTTACAGGTACTGCTAAGAACAAGTTTGAAAGGGTTGAATTAAACCACTCGGTTGTTGAGTTTGTGGCTCCAAAAGAATACATGGCAAGAACTCCACAACCAATTGTTTACACTTTTATTATCGATGTTTCGATTGATGCAGTTAATAGTGGTTTGACCAGTACCATCACCAGAACAATTTTAGAAAGTTTAGATCGTATTccaaatgataataaaacCGCAAGAGTTGCTTTCATCGGGGTTGATTCGAACTTACActattttaaattcaacGAAGGTTTAGATGGAactgatttattgattgtCTCCGATATCGACGAACCATTTTTACCATCTCCAGATGGATtgttaattaatttaaatgaaaatagATCTACTATCgagaaattattaattgatttccCAACTTATTTCGAAGGCACAGCTAATGATAGGTTCGCATTGGGTCCTGCTTTGAGAGCCGGTCATAAAATGATTTCTAACATTGGTGGTAAATTGATCTGTTTTACAGCTACTTTACCAAATATTGGTGAAGGTAAGTTGACATTAAGAGATGAAGCTAGTCACTCTGGTAAACCAAAAGAATCACAAATGTTATTGTCCAATGctgataaattttataagAGTTTTGCGGTAGAATGTAATTCTGCACAGGTTACTGTCGATTTATTCTTGACTTCCGCTAAATACCAGGATGTTGCATCATTGGCTAATTTACCACGCTTCACTGCAGGTCAAACTCACTTTTACCCTGCCTGGTCTTGCGCCAAAGCTGAAGATGTTACAAAATTATCTAGAGAAGTTAGTGAACATTTGTCGATGGATATTGCTTTGGAAGCTGTGTTAAGAGTCAGAGGCTCCACAGGAATTAGAATGAGTTCATTCTACGGTAACTTCTTTAATAGATCTTCTGATTTATGCTCATTCCCTACTTTCCCTAGAGATCAAAGTTATTGTATTGAGATGtctattgaagaaacaattcACAAGTCAGTTGTTTATTTCCAGGCAGCTGTATTACATTCAACCTGTTTTggagaaagaagaattagagtTATGAATTTGGCAATTCCAACCTCGACAAAATTAGATGATATTTTTGCCTCCGCAGATCAATTAGCAGTCGCAAATTATTTCACGCATAGATCAGTCGAAAAGGCATTCTCAAGCTCGTTACCAGATGCTAGAGACTACTTGGTTAAATCTATagttgatattttaaatgtctacaaaaaagaattagtAGCCGGAAACGTGTCCGGATCCTCACCATTACAATTATCAACTAATTTAAGAATGTTACCATTGTTATTGTTTTCATTAACTAAACATCTAGCCTTAAGACAAGAAAGAGTACCATCTGATCACAGAGCAGCCgctttgaatttattaagttCATTACCAATACCACatttaatcaaatatatctatcCAACTGTCTATTCATTGCATAATATGGGTGATGAATGCGGATTACCAGAGCAAATTGTTCAAGTCGATGAAGAGAcaggagaagaagagacAGTTAACTCCACAGAAATTTTGTTACCGGAACCATTAAACGATACAAAAGCCTCATGGGAGAACTATGGCTTATACTTGATTGATAATAGCACTGAATTGTTCTTGTGGGTCTCGGGTGATGTTGTTCCAGGCTTAGTTTATGATTTGTTTGGTACTGACAACTTATATAGTGTACCAACTGGTAAGACTGAGTTGCCggaattttcatttgaagaatctgAGTTCAATTACAAAGTTCGtcaaattattggaaaGATTAGAGAACAGAAAGATTCTGTTACTTGGAAAAATCTTTATGTTGTAATTGGTGGTTCTTCGAATGAACCAATCGAAATTTCTCAACAACGTGATTTGATGGCTTTAAGAATGTGGGCCTTAAGTTGCTTAGTTGAAGATAAGACTGCTAGTGAGCCAGGTTATAGGGAATTTTTAACATCATTAAAGTCAAAGATTACTCAATAA
- a CDS encoding DEHA2D02860p (weakly similar to uniprot|P53951 Saccharomyces cerevisiae YNL051W COG5 Component of the conserved oligomeric Golgi complex), producing the protein MESMTENKNGLEDFEAFLETSFQPLQFANDLLLATNDKNGSELDGLTPLKKLKFDIDECDKRMASIASTNYESLMSNFSQIEKTRSLVNEQINPSVERVNNSFERIKSGVIQPYEEALKKNNALKRIHLTLNLLRGAGYFMFLVQQLEEIEKLNTKAEDQSNSKKDIIRLAKLHIQISQLYKNEKEQNNSKIKNSNANILSIKLIRDYEAIQINKQNALINEWVQSISNDFNHHISFSVTNIELQNKLIALYTLNKKEYLQIIEKSINKHVQVSLTQLSRSLQSPRNFNAIINEVKDTSSDFLDKLENILSSCDISNTNNKDNTGNLLDETISNNSINSLFDLYWPVLSYKFKKNIVATMARGGPIAKNLKIYFEGIRNSINENFKGNEEGNLLIDAIDVIEGSK; encoded by the coding sequence ATGGAATCCATGACCGAAAATAAGAACGGATTGGAAGATTTTGAAGCATTCTTAGAAACCAGTTTTCAACCTCTCCAATTCGCAAACGATTTACTATTAGCTACAAATGATAAGAACGGATCAGAGCTAGATGGACTAACTccattgaagaaattgaaatttgatattgatgaatgtGACAAAAGGATGGCTAGCATTGCATCTACAAATTATGAATCATTGAtgtctaatttttcacaaaTAGAGAAAACTAGATCGTTAGTTAACGAACAGATCAACCCACTGGTAGAACGAgtgaataattcatttgaaagaattaaatcTGGCGTTATTCAACCATACGAAGAagcattgaaaaagaataatgcTTTGAAACGAATCCATTTGACATTGAATTTACTCCGAGGTGCTGGCTACTTTATGTTTTTAGTTCAGCAATTGGAAGAAATCGAGAAGTTGAATACTAAAGCGGAAGATCAATCAAACCTGAAGAAAGATATAATCAGATTAGCTAAACTCCATATACAAATTTCACAATTGTATAAGAATGAAAAGGAACAAAATAACCTGAAGATTAAGAATTCGAATGCAAATATATTGTCCATAAAATTAATTAGAGATTATGAAGCTATCCAAATTAACAAGCAGAATGCACTTATAAATGAATGGGTTCAATCAATATCGAACGATTTCAATCatcatatttctttttcgGTTACTAATATtgaattgcaaaataaaCTAATTGCATTGTATACCTTAAACAAAAAAGAGTATcttcaaatcattgaaaaatcaataaacAAGCATGTACAAGTAAGTTTGACTCAACTTTCAAGGTCCTTACAATCACCAAGGAATTTTAATGCCATAATAAATGAAGTTAAAGATACTTCATCTGACTTTCTTGACAAATTAGAAAACATTTTATCAAGTTGTGATATCTCTAATACAAATAACAAAGATAACACAGGGAATCTCTTAGATGAaacaatttctaataattctatcaaCAGTTTATTTGACTTATACTGGCCTGTATTATCTtataaattcaagaagaatattgtaGCTACTATGGCAAGGGGTGGTCCAATTGctaaaaatttaaaaatttatttcgAAGGCATAAGAAATTCCATAAATGAAAACTTCAAAGGCAATGAAGAAGGTAATTTATTAATCGATGCAATTGATGTTATTGAAGGATCAAAGTAG
- a CDS encoding DEHA2D02882p (similar to uniprot|P53952 Saccharomyces cerevisiae YNL050C): MGDYRKITRSSLYDSESEYDSNNDDSGNPIGYMPNIEFEFVEVENSNEPEPSKINESKDNIDETQEEQDDEFEFPLFAAPYSTTSSHQNIEAKKTEDDEASRGRTKDKVMKVSLREASVEVIKNERPLSYYMATYTDKDKSQFITAAVTADDIYSQIEIITPVRDPKPWKCIDLSKYNLEVERELQNTKMKGKSRNRAGKKKRSNIIACRGRKLERKKVDKKIQKEMDAKIKKKMFHKRGGKKHKKSADPAQSKPKYRTE; this comes from the exons ATGGGTGACTATCGAAA AATTACGAGGTCATCTCTATATGATTCAGAATCTGAATATGATTCCAATAATGACGATTCAGGAAACCCAATAGGCTATATGCCAAATatagaatttgaatttgttgaagtCGAGAACTCCAATGAACCTGAGCCTAGTAAAATTAACGAATCTAAGGATAACATCGATGAAACtcaagaagaacaagacGATGAGTTTGAATTTCCATTATTTGCTGCACCATATAGTACTACTTCTAGTCACCAAAACATAGAAGCCAAAAAGACGGAAGATGATGAGGCGTCTAGGGGTAGAACGAAAGATAAAGTAATGAAGGTCTCCTTGAGAGAAGCGTCAGTAGAAGtcattaaaaatgaaaggCCTCTTTCGTATTATATGGCAACATATACAGACAAAGACAAATCTCAATTCATAACTGCAGCAGTCACAGCTGACGATATTTATAGTCAGATAGAAATTATCACCCCGGTTAGAGACCCCAAACCTTGGAAGTGTATTGATTTATCTAAATATAATCTCGAAGTTGAAAGGGAGCTACAAAATACTAAAATGAAAGGCAAAAGTCGTAATAGAGCtggaaagaagaaaagactGAACATAATAGCATGTCGTGGAAGAAAACtagaaagaaagaaggtcgataaaaaaattcaaaaggaAATGGACGctaaaattaagaaaaagatGTTCCATAAAAGAGGTGGTAAAAAACATAAGAAAAGCGCTGATCCAGCTCAAAGTAAACCAAAATACAGAACAGAATAG
- a CDS encoding DEHA2D02904p (weakly similar to CA0956|IPF14914 Candida albicans) gives MSYNNNNNNNRNYYNRYSGSSKKPNTFGGHSNNNGSEGNEYGNGGGSSSSTGYNSRNTDSNRGNYGGYRSNMNNSNSSKYGRYDKYRGGRNSYRGSNSSYYHPGNSGSSNNYNTRNSNSYNRREPQYDRYDSYGERSQKQPTKFNNTSRPVSANNAFKKNEEDKNGKDNSSNPQSRELSPNPIVDSGVSHHLKESDNSGSGSLFEDRPERRFDEPESKSRYSQYQETQNRIDNGQDETTKDTNKNSETKEDSINTHQRNPFPVNASESPKEVKDEKIPKPENPEPSNLDIDQSSVKKKSDTNENIKAGSIDESTKNISGDKLISDDDQSRKEVHQEATRISSSDNQKLLQEDDTKNESNFKEEHIDHDTKEVPESPTQSQLVANSSYLSPIADTASFDGSFLNHLPHASDDKEIHAHELGDILTEVKEEANENDSEAETIVAHSPPRINKGRKLVRKRDYDEDREKLIRTRKVIDSSDEDDDEDEDNESSTYPSFRENSESNDNKESSKDASAKRPYKIKRDSSGRSLLQRACKKGNFDDVKRLIDRGANPNERDFCGFTCLHEAALEGHINIVKFLIKKGADVNKQALKVGDLETPLIDAAENKHFETVKVLLENGADPRIFNIDGFTALTKIYNEHDDEEGYEDIIKLLEEYNTKFLDSNDAKPKHQSKETVRSTVSPSPSRIIEDPNDNYFSDLLKKKSHASSIYKYAAEGLKEFTANYFVEGGRLDYKPDILILAARNGHTELVDIILGLASGNFDINQENNCGLTALLASVGRGHYEVVEFLLSKGANPNKKRKPDGLNALEIAERASYFDANEVKLLQEYMNKSYDDDENDDSSENDESIDIDDSFISRKDSPKAKNKSDDQAFNGKRKSSRPVEEDFHNEKRLKKSKSREPEVRVKAQPSSVFSKEKTPELSEELKRTKSREQSFSPSSEVSRDDRRPIKDISTRSSPSPSPLTKAQEEIKAKNAEEARIWQEKVEAKKQARRDMFLKSEKERERKRKEDEERKIEEERRLAILQEEEKEKMARLTEQKNKEIQEKRQIMEKQLTIENYPIGLRLTKFGIEPTKEEMLQFAPLYTFAISGDVYVTDLQLALLTRTDVSSLTADISKQSMIEADKSQKSKLWMLFFPLIGIDKSAPNSDMTKQIYEGHTNFQYLLINFVRLDDVIGLIRDKFPNTYSVIWDKQNISHVDIDSLQSFCDLSSRSGASLITTDESDIIVDTQNVQNLSFIPPKLKIRKDVLKTIYNSKTPLW, from the coding sequence ATGTCttacaataataacaataataataatcgAAATTATTACAATCGATATTCGGGCTCATCAAAAAAGCCTAATACGTTTGGAGGGcatagtaataataacgGTTCTGAAGGCAATGAATATGGAAACGGAGGTGGTAGTTCATCTAGCACTGGATATAATAGTAGAAATACCGATTCAAATAGAGGAAACTACGGAGGCTACAGActgaatatgaataattctaattcttcaaaatatggTAGGTATGATAAATATAGAGGTGGCAGAAATAGCTATCGAGGATCGAATTCATCGTATTATCATCCTGGGAATTCAGGCAGTAGTAATAACTACAATACTAGGAATTCTAACTCGTACAATAGGCGAGAACCTCAGTATGATAGATACGACTCTTATGGAGAAAGGTCTCAGAAACAACCAACCAAGTTTAATAATACATCAAGACCGGTTTCGGCTAACAACGCGTTTAAAAAGaacgaagaagataaaaatggTAAAGATAATCTGTCTAATCCACAAAGTAGAGAGCTTTCCCCAAATCCAATAGTCGACTCTGGAGTTTCCCATCATTTAAAGGAGTCAGATAATTCTGGATCTGGatctttatttgaagaCAGGCCAGAACGGAGGTTTGATGAGCCTGAACTGAAGTCTCGCTACTCGCAGTACCAGGAAACTCAGAATAGAATTGACAATGGTCAAGATGAAACAACGAAAGACACCAATAAGAACCTGGAAACGAAAGAAGACTCCATTAATACCCATCAGAGGAATCCATTCCCGGTGAATGCTTCCGAAAGTCCAAAAGAAGTGAAAGATGAGAAGATTCCTAAACCAGAAAACCCTGAGCCATCAAATTTAGACATTGATCAGAGCTCGGTGAAAAAGAAATCTGAcactaatgaaaatatcaagGCTGGATCTATAGATGAATCAACAAAAAACATATCTGGTGATAAACTAATCTCCGATGATGATCAGAGTCGGAAGGAAGTACATCAAGAAGCTACTAGAATATCGTCTTCAGATAATCAAAAGCTATTGCAAGAGGATGATACCAAAAATGAATCTAATTTTAAAGAAGAGCATATAGACCATGATACGAAAGAAGTGCCCGAGTCACCTACACAATCCCAATTAGTGGctaattcatcatatttatcACCTATTGCTGACACTGCATCTTTTGATGGATCATTCTTGAACCATTTGCCACATGCCAGTGATGACAAGGAAATTCATGCTCATGAACTTGGTGATATCCTTACTGAAGTAAAAGAAGAAGcgaatgaaaatgattctGAAGCGGAAACAATCGTTGCTCATTCACCTccaagaataaataaaggTAGAAAACTAGTAAGAAAGAGAGATTATGATGAAGACagagaaaaattgatcAGAACTAGAAAGGTAATTGACAGttctgatgaagatgacgatgaagatgaagataacgAATCAAGCACATACCCTAGCTTTCGAGAGAATAGTGAAagtaatgataataaggAGTCATCAAAAGATGCCAGTGCGAAAAGACCCTACAAAATCAAGCGCGATTCCAGTGGAAGATCATTGCTTCAAAGGGCATGTAAAAAGGGTAATTTTGATGATGTTAAGAGACTAATTGATAGAGGTGCAAATCCTAATGAACGTGACTTCTGTGGGTTTACTTGTTTACACGAGGCGGCGCTAGAGGGCCATATCAATATTGTTAAATTCTTAATAAAAAAGGGAGCTGACGTGAATAAACAAGCACTAAAGGTTGGAGATTTAGAAACTCCGTTAATTGATGCAGCAGAAAATAAGCATTTTGAGACTGTGAAAGTTTTGCTTGAGAATGGGGCTGATCCAAGGATTTTCAATATAGACGGGTTCACTGCATTAaccaaaatttataatgaacatgatgatgaagaggGTTATGAAGATATCATAAAACTATTGGAAGAATATAACACGAAATTCTTGGATTCAAATGATGCAAAACCAAAACATCAAAGTAAAGAGACAGTAAGGTCTACTGTGTCTCCATCTCCTTCACGTATAATTGAAGATCcaaatgataattattttagtgatttattgaaaaagaagagtCATGCATCATCCATATACAAATATGCGGCTGAAGGCCTCAAGGAGTTTACtgcaaattattttgttgaaggAGGTAGACTAGACTATAAGCCagatattttaattttagcGGCTAGGAATGGCCATACAGAATTAGTTGATATCATTTTAGGTTTGGCCTCAGGAAATTTTGACATTAATCAAGAGAATAACTGCGGTCTTACAGCTTTGCTAGCTTCAGTGGGTAGAGGACATTATGAAGTTGTTGAATTCTTATTATCTAAAGGTGCAAATCCGAATAAAAAACGTAAACCTGATGGTTTAAATGCTCTAGAAATAGCAGAAAGGGCATCATATTTTGATGCAAATGAAGTCAAACTCCTCCAAGAATATATGAACAAATCttatgatgatgatgaaaatgatgacaGTagtgaaaatgatgaatctATAGATATAGatgattcatttatatctCGAAAAGATTCGCCAAAAGCTAAGAATAAGTCTGACGATCAGGCTTTTAAtggaaaaagaaaatcatcACGTCCGGTAGAGGAAGATTTTCATAATGAAAAGAGGCTCAAAAAATCTAAAAGCCGGGAACCGGAAGTTAGAGTCAAGGCTCAACCTAGTAGTGTTTTTAGTAAAGAAAAAACTCCTGAGTTGagtgaagaattgaagcGTACTAAATCCAGAGAGCAATCTTTTTCACCTTCATCTGAAGTTTCCAGAGACGATAGGAGACCTATCAAGGACATTTCAACTAGAAGTTCACCATCACCGTCCCCTCTTACCAAAGCACAAGAAGAGATAAAAGCTAAAAATGCGGAGGAAGCTAGAATCTGGCAAGAAAAGGTTGAAGCTAAGAAGCAAGCTAGAAGGGATatgtttttgaaatctgagaaagaaagagaacGCAAGagaaaagaagatgaagaaagaaaaatcgaagaagaaagaagacTAGCAATTCTCCAAGaggaagaaaaggaaaaaatGGCAAGATTGACTGAACAGAAGAATAAGGAAATTCAAGAGAAGAGACAAATCATGGAGAAGCAGTTaactattgaaaattatccAATTGGCCTTAGACTTACTAAATTTGGCATAGAGCCaactaaagaagaaatgtTGCAATTTGCTCCTTTGTATACTTTTGCTATTTCAGGTGACGTATATGTAACTGATTTACAACTCGCATTGCTAACAAGAACTGACGTTTCATCATTGACTGCTGATATCAGCAAGCAATCTATGATTGAAGCTGATAAAAGCCAGAAGTCTAAACTATGGATGCTCTTTTTCCCATTGAttggaattgataaatcagCACCAAATTCAGACATGACAAAGCAAATTTATGAAGGGCATACaaactttcaatatcttttaattaattttgttaGACTTGATGATGTCATTGGCCTTATTAGGGATAAATTTCCGAACACTTACTCTGTCATATGGGACaagcaaaatatttctcaCGTTGATATAGATTCATTGCAACTGTTTTGTGATTTATCAAGTAGATCAGGCGCTAGCTTGATTACCACAGATGAATCAGACATCATTGTTGACACTCAGAATGTGCAAAATTTGAGCTTTATTCCCCCAAAGCTTAAAATTCGTAAGGATGTTTTGAAGACCatttataattcaaagaCCCCATTATGGTAg
- a CDS encoding DEHA2D02926p (some similarities with uniprot|P38590 Saccharomyces cerevisiae YNL053W MSG5 Dual-specificity protein phosphatase) has protein sequence MSNNPFITCNMASSMTATEDYSHTDQFSPTHNHTSSGNSILSSPKTINSSFEESPKFGVINYSPKHSRKPSSLTVNRNINMKNLSLNLSHSNNNTSTEQLTTDPTTEKATTRKHEAEKPETGDIFNKPPITRRKTLTLSIPANSMAEDLPLVTPNVTKTPSMPPLMSGFKSNTESDLLDREHEHNSFRFEPPNVGSSNPFSNSNLQSPFMNDKTFVHDFSKISINNEKPIYSRIPEELQEQSQLDAYRNGPSDVLNHSIYLYSDPNHGNPKIDINEFDLVINVAKECKDLSSEFDNKNGKKEYLYIPWSHTSLISKELPQITRKIGQFDDSNKSHDKRKILVHCQCGVSRSACVIVAYFMYKFKIGVNEAYELLKSGTDNINESTNTLIKNKGYNIDACDRICPNMSLIFELMEFSDALKNE, from the coding sequence ATGTCGAATAATCCGTTCATAACATGCAATATGGCGTCGTCCATGACGGCAACTGAAGATTATAGTCATACAGATCAGTTTCTGCCAACGCATAACCATACGAGTTCTGgtaattcaatattgtCGTCGCCGAAGACTATTAACTCGAGTTTTGAAGAGAGCCCTAAATTTGGGGTTATAAACTACAGTCCCAAGCATTCACGAAAACCCAGTTCGTTGACGGTGAACAGAAAcataaatatgaagaacTTGTCGTTGAACCTTTCGcattccaataataacacTTCTACAGAACAACTCACTACAGACCCCACAACAGAGAAGGCTACTACACGAAAACATGAGGCGGAAAAGCCTGAGACAGGcgatatattcaataaaccTCCTATAACAAGACGGAAAACGTTGACATTATCTATACCGGCGAATTCCATGGCGGAAGACTTGCCATTAGTGACGCCGAACGTCACCAAGACGCCGTCGATGCCCCCATTAATGTCCGGATTCAAGAGCAACACAGAATCCGATCTTCTTGATCGTGAGCACGAGCATAACTCCTTTCGATTTGAGCCTCCAAATGTAGGCAGTTCGAATCCATTTCTGAACTCGAACTTACAAAGTCCATTTATGAACGATAAGACGTTCGTTCacgatttttcaaaaatcaGCATAAATAATGAGAAACCTATCTATTCGAGGATACCTGAAGAATTACAGGAACAGAGCCAACTAGATGCATACAGAAATGGCCCGTCAGATGTGCTCAATCATTCCATATACCTTTACTCCGACCCAAATCACGGTAATCCGAAAATAGAcataaatgaatttgacTTGGTTATAAACGTGGCCAAGGAATGCAAAGACTTGTCCTCAGAGTTTGACAACAAAAATGGAAAGAAGGAGTACTTATATATCCCCTGGTCGCATACATCTCTAATTCTGAAGGAACTACCGCAAATAACAAGGAAAATAGGCCAGTTTGATGACAGCAATAAATCCCACGATAAACGTAAAATCCTAGTTCACTGTCAATGTGGTGTTTCTAGGTCGGCTTGTGTAATTGTTGCTTATTTCATGtacaaatttaaaattggtGTTAATGAAGCTTATGAACTATTAAAATCAGGAACTGATAATATTAACGAATCTACAAATACtttgattaaaaataagggttataatattgatgcaTGTGATAGAATCTGTCCGAACATGAGCCTAATCTTTGAGTTAATGGAATTTAGTGATGCTCTAAAGAATGAATAG
- a CDS encoding DEHA2D02948p (highly similar to uniprot|Q9UUT8 Yarrowia lipolytica YALI0F00924g nuim Subunit NUIM of protein NADH:Ubiquinone Oxidoreductase): MNEILMYTLFTTIIEPKMFKQMIQVSKRAGVKPQQIRYLSGTSVFNKPAVAADYLTTGGSTQSVWPKGFRLPKPKSWEESGESALSKATKFFFLNEIARGMYVCLEMYFRAPYTIYYPFEKGPISPRFRGEHALRRYPSGEERCIACKLCEAICPAQAITIEAEERMDGSRRTVKYDIDMTKCIYCGYCQDSCPVDAIVESPNVEYSTETREELLYNKEKLLENGDKWEQELQYCIDADAPYR; the protein is encoded by the coding sequence atgaatgaaatattaatgtaTACTTTATTCACTACAATTATAGAGCCAAAGATGTTTAAACAAATGATACAAGTATCTAAGAGGGCCGGTGTTAAGCCACAACAGATTCGTTACCTTTCGGGTACTTCTGTGTTTAACAAACCTGCCGTGGCTGCTGATTATTTAACCACAGGTGGTTCTACACAATCAGTGTGGCCAAAGGGATTCAGACTCCCAAAGCCAAAATCTTGGGAAGAAAGTGGTGAAAGTGCATTATCGAAGGCcaccaaattctttttcttgaacGAAATTGCCAGAGGGATGTACGTCTGTTTAGAAATGTACTTCAGAGCACCATATACCATTTACTACCCATTCGAAAAAGGTCCAATTTCACCAAGATTTAGAGGTGAACATGCTTTGAGAAGATATCCTAGTGGTGAAGAAAGATGTATTGCGTGCAAGTTATGTGAAGCCATTTGTCCAGCCCAGGCCATTACCATCGAAGCAGAAGAACGTATGGATGGATCCAGAAGAACCGTCAAGTACGATATTGACATGACCAAGTGTATCTACTGTGGATACTGTCAAGACTCTTGTCCTGTTGATGCTATTGTTGAGTCACCAAACGTTGAATATTCCACCGAAACCAGAGAAGAATTGTTGTacaataaagaaaagttATTAGAAAACGGTGACAAGTGGGAACAAGAATTACAATACTGTATTGATGCTGATGCTCCATACCGTTAA